A window from Drosophila nasuta strain 15112-1781.00 chromosome 3, ASM2355853v1, whole genome shotgun sequence encodes these proteins:
- the LOC132792982 gene encoding 5'-nucleotidase domain-containing protein 1, protein MHACVRRVGVCQVGATTAAAITTIAREVYKQSQTDVHRHLRNGCRSYVKLAQNCTRDNNNNNQLLSRRPIQPTTAAQLITSKYSRYSASTIMNSYCKELTLMDYDIIGFDLDGTLLRYDLLEMSTLIYNVLKQYLVEHKGYSPALLTQQLDLDFLQKGLMLDGTRGNVLKLSNEAQVLRATHGTRLLSDAEIVAIYGPERRWDVTTAFYNDPLSTWNGPAALQMRALMDYFDMPAALVFAQAVDLVDKAAGGAVKEYRVWHDLLDGLMHNYSRDNFSNDKSLYFKAMRAEPQRYVLQSSRKLLDWLRELRANGKKLFLLTGSNIDFANLTATQALGADWQQQFDFVLTFAKKPGFFTMQRPFMAVDADAKREVPNSELSLQADLKLGEIYSQGNWHQLHQAMAKLLNKETSEARALYFGDNIIQDVYTPVKHRDFDTVAIVEELSMVDQQNYAFNAVVSSNFWDSYFIINNTPTLWSGFIANYAQICVSSMEQMAALSPTERIVSNNVNGFYPTLPKQLLSTNLTTSWHGGSI, encoded by the coding sequence atgcaCGCGTGTGTTCGGCGGGTGGGCGTGTGCCAAGTGGgcgccacaacagcagcagcaataacaacaatagcaagGGAAGTATACAAACAAAGTCAAACAGATGTTCACAGGCACTTACGTAACGGCTGTCGAAGCTACGTAAAATTGGCGCAAAATTGCACacgagacaacaacaacaacaatcagctGCTCAGCCGACGACCCATTCAACCGACGACAGCCGCACAGTTAATAACATCAAAATACTCTCGCTATTCGGCAAGCACAATAATGAATTCGTATTGTAAGGAATTAACGTTGATGGACTACGACATCATTGGCTTCGATCTCGATGGCACGCTTTTGCGCTACGATCTGCTGGAGATGTCGACATTAATCTATAATGTGCTCAAGCAATATCTGGTGGAGCACAAAGGTTACTCGCCGGCGCTGTTGACTCAGCAGCTGGACCTTGACTTCTTGCAGAAGGGTCTAATGTTGGACGGCACGCGTGGCAATGTGCTGAAGCTGAGCAATGAGGCGCAAGTTCTGCGTGCCACACACGGCACGCGGCTCCTTAGCGATGCAGAGATTGTGGCCATCTATGGCCCAGAACGACGTTGGGATGTCACCACAGCCTTCTACAATGATCCACTGTCCACGTGGAATGGTCCGGCTGCACTGCAGATGCGTGCGCTGATGGATTACTTTGATATGCCTGCTGCTCTGGTGTTTGCCCAGGCTGTGGACTTGGTGGACAAAGCAGCAGGCGGCGCAGTCAAGGAGTATCGAGTGTGGCATGATCTGCTCGATGGTCTGATGCACAACTACAGTCGGGATAACTTCAGCAATGACAAGAGTCTCTACTTTAAGGCCATGCGGGCGGAGCCACAACGCTATGTACTCCAAAGCAGCCGAAAGCTGCTTGATTGGCTGCGTGAGCTGCGTGCCAATGGCAAGAAACTTTTTCTGCTCACCGGCTCCAACATTGATTTTGCCAATCTGACTGCAACTCAGGCGCTGGGCGCCGATTGGCAGCAACAATTCGATTTTGTGCTGACGTTTGCCAAGAAACCCGGATTCTTTACCATGCAACGTCCTTTCATGGCCGTGGATGCGGATGCCAAGCGTGAGGTACCCAACAGCGAGCTGAGTCTGCAGGCGGATTTAAAGCTGGGCGAGATCTATTCGCAGGGCAACTGGCATCAGTTGCATCAGGCCATGGCCAAGCTGCTGAACAAGGAGACGAGCGAGGCGCGGGCTTTGTATTTCGGAGACAACATCATCCAGGACGTCTATACGCCGGTCAAGCATCGTGACTTTGATACGGTGGCCATTGTGGAGGAGTTGTCAATGGTGGATCAACAGAACTACGCCTTCAATGCGGTGGTCTCATCCAATTTCTGGGATTCCTATTTCATCATTAACAACACGCCAACTCTTTGGTCCGGTTTCATCGCCAACTACGCACAGATCTGTGTGTCGTCCATGGAACAAATGGCTGCTTTGTCGCCCACCGAGCGCATTGTGTCCAACAATGTGAATGGCTTCTATCCGACACTGCCCAAGCAATTGCTGAGCACCAACCTAACGACCTCTTGGCATGGCGGCAGCATTTAA